The following are from one region of the Melaminivora suipulveris genome:
- the cas10 gene encoding type III-B CRISPR-associated protein Cas10/Cmr2: MTTDNLLWQTKLAARLHDPAEKALVLLRDPAGHENGTSRALTRLLGLHEIASDTLDADNDEALVRTVFRQGISRAMYRQVQRADWWAAAADRPQWPMQEHTVETAKGERTFKVAPWAQVRWTNQPVLVHPLTGDTFDLARHGGLGDTDFRDIKERSFNHHADLLLALERQAPGQPLDGKKALLTLWRFAPELSETADDGKLGELWKLLPADTRIPDHSIWDHLDLTSAFAGAFAADPQGEVALLTLAIGPVQPFIASARKMEDLWAGSHLLARLSWEAMRVVAERLGPDAILFPRLRGVPQVDLWLREQCGLPEDLFKDCAWLRGSTDSNPLFAAALPNRFVAAVPASQARELAEAVQAQVRAWLQALGSQVVERLLKEAGVANDPALPCHAQMREQLAGFPDVHWAAVPFSLIGIANADKQTGLDATQLSAAMRPFFSTADGQDAGFLSTPAWQLLQKELAWAEGGKKSTFFTPNPGVLYPAVHDLAERALAATKALRPFAQSRQEGWRCSLTGETEWLTTDRTELCLPPGQRGPTLWTRIAHGKPAWATKGEHLGALGAVKRLWPTLFAEEVGRALGRKDAVSRFVVSTHTMALAHQLDRWLQREGGCTPELERRLERYRAQLSPVALPRRLLRHANRAAAEDRVRTAPLLPALLDLAQEDGISEHEASALRRAVRESLASAQGGPNDARLETYYGLLLMDGDRMGAWLAGGDDYAISYRDSFHPQVQKGFDEHAQGHPDITRYGRQKRALSPGRHLAISAALNDFSLTVVRHVVEHEHLGRLIYAGGDDVFAMLPVADLLPAMQRLRHAYSGHDPAHTGGRDPRGLTLHQGFALLNGRLMRMMGTKATASCGAVIAHHQAPLAAVRRELAAAEQRAKNEGGRDAFSITVIKRSGGALRLTAKWGEPLALLTALRRFLAHESVSRRAAYHTLQWLDAQTLPAPEGDGAMLQSLLAYQLDRQAKGPAKGQAAALAQRLTALTLARPASERIAWLRNFISVAEFLAREVRSGAGEDA; encoded by the coding sequence ATGACCACAGACAACCTCCTTTGGCAGACGAAACTCGCTGCCCGCCTGCACGACCCGGCGGAAAAGGCGCTGGTGCTGCTGCGCGACCCGGCGGGCCATGAAAACGGCACCAGCCGGGCCCTGACGCGCCTGCTGGGCCTGCACGAAATCGCCAGCGACACCCTCGACGCCGATAACGACGAGGCTTTGGTACGCACGGTGTTTCGGCAGGGCATCAGCCGCGCCATGTACCGCCAGGTGCAGCGCGCCGACTGGTGGGCCGCTGCTGCCGACCGCCCGCAGTGGCCGATGCAGGAACACACCGTCGAGACAGCCAAGGGTGAGCGGACCTTCAAGGTCGCGCCCTGGGCGCAGGTGCGCTGGACAAACCAGCCCGTGCTGGTGCACCCGCTGACGGGCGACACCTTCGACCTGGCTCGGCACGGCGGCCTGGGCGATACGGATTTTCGCGACATCAAGGAACGCAGCTTCAACCACCACGCCGACCTGTTGCTCGCGCTGGAACGGCAAGCCCCCGGTCAGCCGTTGGACGGCAAGAAGGCCTTGCTCACGCTGTGGCGCTTCGCACCCGAACTGAGCGAAACCGCCGACGACGGCAAGCTCGGCGAACTCTGGAAACTGCTGCCCGCGGACACCCGCATCCCCGACCACTCCATTTGGGATCACCTGGATTTGACCAGCGCCTTCGCCGGCGCCTTTGCCGCCGACCCGCAGGGCGAGGTGGCGCTGCTCACGCTGGCCATCGGCCCGGTGCAGCCCTTCATCGCCAGCGCCCGCAAGATGGAAGACCTGTGGGCCGGCTCGCACCTGCTGGCGCGCCTGTCCTGGGAGGCCATGCGCGTGGTGGCCGAGCGGCTGGGGCCGGACGCCATCCTGTTTCCGCGCCTGCGCGGCGTGCCGCAGGTCGACCTGTGGCTGCGCGAGCAGTGCGGCCTGCCGGAGGATCTGTTCAAGGACTGCGCCTGGCTGCGGGGCAGCACCGATAGCAACCCGCTGTTCGCCGCCGCCCTGCCGAACCGCTTCGTCGCCGCCGTGCCGGCCAGCCAGGCCAGGGAGCTGGCCGAGGCCGTGCAGGCCCAGGTGCGCGCCTGGCTGCAGGCCTTGGGCTCCCAGGTGGTCGAGCGCCTGCTCAAGGAAGCCGGCGTGGCCAACGATCCTGCCCTGCCCTGCCACGCGCAGATGCGCGAGCAACTGGCCGGGTTTCCCGACGTGCATTGGGCCGCCGTGCCGTTTTCGCTCATCGGCATTGCCAACGCGGACAAGCAAACCGGCCTGGACGCCACGCAGTTGTCCGCCGCCATGCGGCCCTTCTTCAGCACCGCCGATGGCCAGGATGCCGGCTTTCTCTCCACACCCGCCTGGCAGTTGCTGCAAAAGGAGCTGGCCTGGGCCGAGGGCGGCAAAAAGTCGACCTTCTTCACCCCCAACCCCGGCGTGCTCTACCCCGCCGTGCATGACCTGGCCGAGCGTGCGCTGGCCGCCACCAAGGCGCTGCGCCCCTTCGCGCAAAGCCGGCAGGAAGGCTGGCGCTGCTCCTTGACGGGCGAGACCGAGTGGCTCACCACCGACCGCACCGAGCTGTGCCTGCCTCCCGGCCAGCGTGGTCCGACGCTGTGGACGCGCATCGCCCACGGCAAGCCGGCCTGGGCCACCAAGGGCGAGCACCTGGGCGCGCTGGGGGCCGTCAAACGCCTGTGGCCCACCTTGTTTGCCGAGGAGGTGGGACGGGCGCTGGGCAGGAAGGATGCCGTCTCCCGGTTCGTCGTCTCCACCCACACCATGGCGCTGGCGCACCAGCTCGACCGGTGGCTGCAGCGCGAAGGCGGCTGCACCCCTGAGCTCGAACGCCGGCTGGAACGCTACCGCGCGCAGTTGAGCCCGGTGGCCCTGCCGCGCCGCCTGCTGCGCCATGCCAACCGGGCAGCAGCCGAAGACCGGGTTCGCACAGCGCCGCTGCTGCCGGCCCTTCTGGATCTGGCGCAGGAAGACGGCATCAGCGAACACGAAGCCAGCGCCCTGCGCCGCGCCGTGCGCGAAAGCCTCGCCAGCGCACAAGGCGGCCCGAACGACGCCCGACTGGAGACCTACTACGGCCTGCTGCTGATGGACGGCGACCGCATGGGCGCCTGGCTTGCGGGCGGCGACGACTACGCGATCAGCTACCGCGACAGCTTCCACCCGCAGGTGCAAAAGGGCTTTGACGAGCACGCCCAAGGCCATCCGGACATCACCCGCTACGGCCGACAGAAGCGGGCGCTCTCGCCCGGCCGCCACCTGGCGATTTCCGCCGCGCTCAACGACTTCTCGCTCACCGTCGTGCGCCATGTGGTCGAGCACGAACACCTGGGGCGCCTGATCTACGCCGGCGGCGACGACGTGTTCGCCATGCTGCCCGTGGCCGACCTGCTGCCGGCCATGCAGCGGCTGCGCCACGCCTACAGCGGGCACGACCCGGCACACACCGGCGGGCGCGACCCGCGCGGCCTGACGCTGCACCAGGGCTTCGCACTCTTGAATGGCCGCCTGATGCGCATGATGGGCACCAAGGCCACGGCCTCCTGCGGCGCCGTCATCGCCCACCACCAGGCGCCGCTGGCCGCAGTGCGCCGCGAACTGGCCGCCGCCGAGCAGCGCGCCAAGAACGAGGGCGGGCGCGATGCGTTTTCGATCACCGTCATCAAGCGCTCGGGCGGCGCGCTGCGCCTGACAGCGAAGTGGGGCGAGCCGCTGGCGCTGCTGACGGCGCTGCGCCGGTTCCTCGCCCATGAAAGCGTCTCGCGCCGCGCCGCCTACCACACGCTGCAGTGGCTGGACGCCCAGACCTTGCCCGCCCCCGAAGGCGACGGCGCCATGCTGCAAAGCCTGCTGGCCTACCAGCTCGACCGCCAGGCCAAGGGGCCCGCCAAAGGCCAGGCCGCCGCGCTGGCGCAGCGCCTGACGGCCCTGACCCTGGCACGGCCCGCCAGCGAGCGCATCGCCTGGCTGCGCAACTTCATCAGCGTGGCCGAGTTCCTGGCGCGCGAGGTGCGCAGCGGGGCAGGCGAGGACGCATGA
- a CDS encoding helix-turn-helix domain-containing protein, which translates to MTGAAHPLLSQPEGKTLEFKRDLSSPQNALKTLVAFANSAGGRLVIGVDDARQVLGVANPLAEEERICNLIADAIAPRLIPNVELMSLDGATVLIVEVFPSSARPHYFARQGLDRGTYLRLGSSNRQAGPDWIAEARRAAAGLVFDEQPMPELTAQDLDVQALARWLGPRRPLDDKALQTLKLLRPHHGRLVPTRGAVLLWGRQRELHFPDAWVQCERFRGADKVHIFDQQEIHAPLPDALTDIELFLKKHAYKAARFGSLQREDLWSIPLTLLREAIVNALVHADYAQRGTPIRIAFFDDRIDIESPGFLLPGMTVQDMRSGVSRIRNPVIARMFRELGLVEQWGSGVRRIFAEAAQLGLPPPVLAEIATGVRLSVALAQPHAAGAGAPRATTNTTTAPATAPEEASRLESKLAARIFVLLLARESGKAALAQSLGHRSVSGELHKQIGRLLERGLIAMTLPEKPTSRLQRYRLTPRGQALAAELLTPEHPTP; encoded by the coding sequence ATGACCGGCGCCGCACATCCGTTGCTGTCGCAGCCCGAGGGAAAGACGCTGGAGTTCAAGCGCGACCTGTCCTCGCCACAGAACGCGCTCAAGACCCTGGTCGCCTTTGCCAACTCGGCGGGCGGGCGCCTGGTCATTGGCGTGGACGATGCGCGCCAGGTCCTGGGCGTGGCCAACCCGCTGGCCGAGGAAGAGCGCATCTGCAACCTGATCGCCGACGCCATCGCCCCGCGCCTGATTCCCAACGTGGAGCTGATGAGCCTGGACGGCGCCACCGTGCTGATCGTCGAAGTCTTTCCCAGCAGCGCCCGCCCGCACTACTTCGCCCGGCAAGGACTGGACAGGGGCACCTATCTGCGCCTGGGTTCGAGCAACCGCCAGGCCGGCCCGGACTGGATTGCGGAGGCCCGGCGCGCCGCTGCCGGCCTGGTGTTCGACGAGCAGCCCATGCCCGAGCTGACCGCGCAAGACCTCGACGTGCAGGCCCTGGCGCGCTGGCTTGGCCCGCGCCGGCCGCTGGACGACAAGGCCCTGCAAACCCTCAAGCTGCTACGCCCGCACCATGGGCGGCTCGTGCCCACGCGCGGCGCGGTGCTGCTGTGGGGCAGGCAGCGCGAGCTGCATTTCCCCGACGCCTGGGTGCAATGCGAGCGCTTTCGCGGCGCCGACAAGGTACACATCTTCGACCAGCAGGAAATCCACGCCCCGCTGCCCGATGCGCTGACCGACATCGAACTCTTTTTGAAAAAACACGCCTACAAAGCTGCCCGCTTTGGCAGCTTGCAGCGCGAGGATTTGTGGAGCATTCCGCTCACGCTGCTGCGCGAGGCCATCGTCAACGCCCTGGTACACGCCGACTACGCCCAGCGCGGCACGCCGATCCGCATCGCGTTCTTCGACGATCGCATCGACATCGAAAGCCCCGGCTTCCTGCTGCCCGGCATGACGGTGCAGGACATGCGCTCGGGTGTCTCGCGCATCCGCAACCCGGTGATCGCCCGCATGTTCCGCGAGCTGGGGCTGGTCGAGCAGTGGGGCAGCGGCGTGCGGCGCATCTTTGCCGAGGCGGCGCAACTGGGCTTGCCTCCACCTGTCCTGGCGGAGATCGCCACGGGCGTGCGGCTGAGCGTGGCCCTGGCGCAGCCGCATGCCGCGGGCGCCGGTGCGCCCAGGGCGACGACCAACACGACGACCGCCCCGGCCACTGCGCCGGAAGAAGCATCGCGGCTAGAGTCGAAACTGGCTGCCAGGATATTCGTGCTGCTGCTGGCGCGAGAGTCCGGCAAGGCCGCCCTGGCGCAAAGCCTGGGACACCGCAGCGTCTCGGGCGAGCTGCACAAGCAGATCGGCCGCCTGCTGGAGCGTGGCCTGATCGCCATGACCCTTCCCGAAAAACCCACCAGCCGGCTGCAGCGCTACCGCCTCACGCCCCGAGGCCAGGCGCTGGCCGCCGAGCTGCTCACGCCGGAGCACCCCACCCCATGA
- a CDS encoding type III-B CRISPR module-associated Cmr3 family protein has translation MTTTPHSRFIEPLDMLVLRGNQLFGEPGSYGEALMPPWPSVAAGALRTRILADAGIDLAAFASGQVAHPQLGTPAAPGSFVLQAFQVARRAADGTAEPLMPLPADLVVQAPGDAPPQVSSLRPSALHAGVCSSNPLPQAPVLPQGDERSKPASGWWLRGSGWHKYLRGQGLTATDLIRSRELWSFDERVGVGLDGGTRSAADGQLFTVRAVAMQQGVGFAAAVAGADLPAGGSLRLGGDGRAAALHHVPVAWSEPDHEAISAAGRCRIVLTSPGIFAGGWMLPGMDASLRIQLPGLSARVVAAAVSRADTVSGWDLAARRPKAAQKTAAAGSVYWLDELQATPDALRKLAARGLWNEPCEDAQRRAEGFNRFSFASY, from the coding sequence ATGACCACCACCCCTCATTCCCGCTTCATCGAGCCGCTGGACATGCTGGTTCTGCGCGGCAACCAGCTCTTTGGCGAGCCTGGCAGCTACGGCGAGGCGCTGATGCCACCCTGGCCTTCGGTGGCGGCCGGCGCGCTGCGCACGCGCATCCTGGCCGATGCGGGCATCGACTTGGCCGCCTTCGCCAGCGGGCAGGTGGCGCACCCGCAGCTGGGCACGCCCGCAGCGCCGGGCAGCTTCGTGCTGCAGGCCTTCCAGGTCGCGCGCAGGGCCGCCGACGGCACGGCCGAGCCCCTGATGCCCCTGCCCGCCGACCTGGTGGTGCAGGCGCCAGGCGACGCCCCGCCCCAGGTCAGCAGCCTGCGCCCCAGCGCCCTGCATGCGGGCGTGTGCAGCTCCAACCCGCTGCCGCAGGCCCCCGTGCTGCCTCAGGGCGATGAGCGCAGCAAGCCGGCCAGTGGCTGGTGGCTGCGCGGCAGTGGCTGGCACAAGTACCTGCGTGGCCAGGGCCTGACAGCAACCGATCTGATCCGCAGCCGAGAACTGTGGAGCTTTGACGAGCGCGTCGGCGTGGGGCTCGATGGCGGCACTCGCAGCGCTGCGGATGGCCAGTTGTTCACCGTCCGTGCGGTTGCCATGCAGCAGGGTGTCGGCTTTGCCGCCGCCGTGGCGGGGGCCGACCTGCCTGCCGGCGGCAGCCTGCGCCTGGGCGGCGATGGCCGCGCCGCTGCGCTGCACCATGTGCCCGTCGCCTGGTCCGAGCCTGACCACGAAGCCATCAGCGCCGCCGGGCGCTGCCGCATCGTGCTGACCAGCCCCGGCATCTTCGCGGGCGGCTGGATGCTGCCCGGCATGGACGCCAGCCTGCGCATCCAGCTACCCGGCCTGAGCGCCCGCGTGGTGGCCGCTGCCGTCAGCCGGGCCGACACCGTCTCCGGCTGGGATCTGGCCGCGCGCCGGCCCAAGGCCGCGCAAAAAACCGCAGCCGCCGGCAGCGTCTATTGGCTCGATGAACTGCAGGCCACGCCCGACGCGCTGCGCAAGCTTGCCGCGCGCGGCCTGTGGAACGAGCCCTGTGAAGATGCGCAGCGCCGCGCCGAAGGTTTCAACCGCTTCAGCTTCGCCTCCTACTGA
- the cmr4 gene encoding type III-B CRISPR module RAMP protein Cmr4 has protein sequence MFEKTAALFLYAVSPVHMGAGQAVDVIDNPIQRERHTRHPCFAGSGIKGAVRHGYEALGGDEADIARLLGPESGSSDLHAGAVSFGDAQMVALPVRSLKCGYVYATCPQALARAQRLLALTGKAPAWPAVQADDGACLIANPALLSGDKLHLEAFEYTAKASEDLARIAADIARRALPAGDAYAFFAGKLKTDLVLLSDTDFGYFAQNAMLVEPHVRINPKTGTADDGGLFYTENLPPESLMVAPLMASKTRTGKPDDQLQADEVLAKLRPLLDGRLLQIGGDATTGRGLVVAKVEG, from the coding sequence ATGTTCGAAAAAACCGCCGCCCTTTTCCTCTACGCCGTCAGCCCCGTCCACATGGGCGCCGGCCAGGCCGTGGACGTGATCGACAACCCCATCCAGCGCGAGCGCCACACCCGGCATCCGTGCTTTGCCGGCTCAGGCATCAAGGGCGCGGTGCGCCACGGCTATGAGGCCCTGGGCGGAGATGAGGCCGACATCGCGCGCCTGCTCGGCCCCGAATCTGGCAGCAGCGATTTGCACGCCGGCGCCGTCAGCTTCGGCGACGCACAGATGGTGGCGCTGCCGGTGCGCAGCCTGAAGTGCGGCTACGTCTATGCCACCTGTCCACAGGCGCTGGCACGCGCCCAGCGCCTGCTGGCGCTGACTGGCAAGGCCCCGGCCTGGCCCGCCGTGCAGGCCGATGACGGCGCCTGTCTGATCGCCAACCCGGCGCTGCTGTCGGGCGACAAGCTGCACCTGGAGGCATTCGAATACACCGCCAAAGCCAGCGAAGACCTGGCAAGAATCGCCGCCGACATCGCCCGCCGCGCCCTGCCTGCGGGCGATGCCTATGCCTTCTTCGCCGGCAAGCTCAAGACCGACCTGGTGCTGCTGTCGGACACCGACTTCGGCTACTTCGCCCAGAACGCCATGCTGGTCGAGCCGCACGTGCGCATCAACCCCAAAACCGGCACCGCCGACGACGGTGGCCTGTTCTATACGGAGAACCTGCCGCCCGAGTCGCTCATGGTCGCCCCGCTGATGGCCAGCAAGACACGCACCGGCAAGCCCGACGATCAACTGCAAGCCGATGAAGTGCTGGCCAAGCTGCGGCCGCTGCTCGACGGGCGGCTGCTGCAGATCGGCGGCGATGCGACGACCGGGCGCGGCCTGGTCGTGGCCAAGGTGGAGGGCTGA
- the cmr5 gene encoding type III-B CRISPR module-associated protein Cmr5 — MNAPRQTLEQQRAQDAWKACERYSKEHVNAAKGLPALIMNSGLMQVLAFCHEKGKAQADVATHLRAWLAGRFPKIVPSAEFGSFMQALMNARPAEYQAINAEAFAWLKWLRQMAAARNKGE, encoded by the coding sequence ATGAACGCACCCCGCCAGACGCTGGAACAACAACGCGCCCAGGACGCCTGGAAAGCCTGCGAGCGCTACAGCAAAGAGCACGTCAACGCCGCCAAGGGCCTGCCCGCGCTGATCATGAATTCGGGCCTGATGCAGGTGCTGGCTTTCTGCCACGAAAAAGGCAAGGCCCAGGCGGACGTAGCGACCCATTTGCGTGCCTGGCTGGCCGGGCGCTTTCCAAAGATCGTCCCAAGCGCCGAGTTCGGTAGTTTCATGCAGGCGCTGATGAACGCCCGGCCGGCTGAATACCAGGCCATCAACGCCGAAGCCTTCGCCTGGCTCAAATGGCTGCGCCAGATGGCGGCTGCGCGCAACAAGGGAGAGTGA
- the cmr6 gene encoding type III-B CRISPR module RAMP protein Cmr6: MPIAAVPIYLGQDFSSASPGLRFGMYLPLWGVNRRTRELLWSTSDIDHAVRGQQREEREIKVENKTFALQQACRLTAQDKATMRALAQRQAHAAQPAPGMFTLEATASAPFTTGLGNEHPLENGFAFLNPYGLPYLPGSGVKGVLRRAARELASGDWGDGHGWSQEKIHLLDRVELSTIDVLFGRESADGDSEHVRGALSFWDAIPQIPGDSLAVDIMTPHQSHYYQQRQESRSGGSASPHDSGAPNPISFLTLPPGTGFTFHVACDAARLELLAPDLAHDGRWQALLGAAFEHAFEWLGFGAKTAVGYGAMQVDERARHQRRQARAEAEKARHTASLSPAQQAIEAFVAELRAKHEQFPAYKEKPNAAFHTQARALARAAHEGADWSAEEKRAAAEAIETWLPRVVQVDVKDERKKLKLAALKG, translated from the coding sequence ATGCCAATCGCCGCCGTACCCATCTATCTGGGACAGGATTTCAGCAGCGCATCGCCCGGATTGCGCTTTGGCATGTACCTGCCGCTGTGGGGCGTCAACCGCCGCACGCGCGAACTGTTGTGGAGCACCAGCGACATCGACCACGCAGTGCGCGGCCAGCAACGTGAAGAGCGTGAAATCAAGGTCGAAAACAAGACCTTCGCCTTGCAACAGGCGTGCAGGCTGACCGCGCAGGACAAGGCCACCATGCGCGCCCTGGCACAGCGCCAGGCCCACGCCGCGCAACCCGCGCCCGGCATGTTCACGCTGGAAGCCACCGCCAGCGCCCCCTTCACCACCGGCCTGGGCAACGAGCACCCGCTGGAAAACGGCTTTGCCTTCCTCAACCCCTACGGCCTGCCCTACCTGCCGGGCAGCGGCGTCAAGGGCGTGCTGCGCCGGGCCGCGCGCGAGCTGGCCAGCGGTGACTGGGGCGACGGCCACGGTTGGAGTCAGGAAAAAATCCACCTGCTCGACCGTGTCGAACTCTCGACCATCGACGTGTTGTTCGGTCGCGAGAGCGCCGACGGCGACAGCGAGCATGTGCGCGGCGCGCTCAGCTTCTGGGACGCCATCCCGCAAATCCCCGGCGACAGCCTGGCCGTGGACATCATGACTCCGCACCAGAGCCACTATTACCAACAGCGCCAGGAGTCCAGGAGTGGCGGCAGCGCCAGCCCGCACGACAGCGGCGCGCCCAATCCGATCAGCTTCCTGACCCTGCCGCCGGGCACCGGCTTCACCTTCCACGTCGCCTGCGACGCGGCCCGCCTGGAGCTCCTGGCGCCCGACCTGGCGCACGACGGCCGCTGGCAGGCCCTGCTGGGCGCCGCCTTCGAGCACGCCTTCGAATGGCTGGGCTTTGGCGCCAAGACCGCCGTGGGCTACGGCGCCATGCAGGTTGACGAGCGCGCCCGCCATCAGCGCCGCCAGGCCCGGGCCGAGGCGGAAAAGGCCCGGCACACGGCCAGCCTGAGCCCCGCGCAGCAGGCCATCGAAGCCTTCGTGGCCGAGCTGCGCGCCAAGCACGAGCAATTTCCCGCCTACAAGGAAAAGCCCAACGCCGCCTTCCATACCCAGGCGCGCGCCCTGGCCCGGGCCGCGCACGAAGGCGCCGACTGGAGCGCCGAGGAAAAGCGCGCAGCCGCCGAGGCCATCGAGACCTGGCTGCCCCGCGTGGTGCAGGTGGACGTCAAGGACGAGCGCAAAAAGCTCAAATTGGCTGCGCTGAAGGGCTGA
- the cas6 gene encoding CRISPR system precrRNA processing endoribonuclease RAMP protein Cas6 translates to MLESASNNDVLLSISINDLPLARLHLTVRADAALHLPPYAGSMLRGAFGHALLALAPLPHTDGQPCALAHHCPYCQVFATPALPGHSLQKFSNMPQAYVIEPPLGGEQRLRAGQEWGFSLVLIGKALAHLPIVIQAWERALRCGLGVQRSRCTLLAVHAEQQPTPLWQAGPAPAAPWAPAPLPPAAPLDGHATLHLRTPLRLQQRGQIANAGQLGARLLLIALARRWQLLLDVHLGAQAPQQDFARLSAQADALTLTGHQLQWFDWGRYSARQQREMRLGGLLGSVQLKGKLAPFSELLHLGQWLHVGKNATMGMGGYSLTASSVCAASN, encoded by the coding sequence ATGCTTGAGTCGGCGTCGAACAATGATGTGTTGCTATCAATTTCGATAAATGATCTGCCCCTGGCGCGGCTACATCTGACCGTGCGTGCCGACGCTGCGCTGCACCTGCCGCCCTACGCCGGCTCCATGCTGCGCGGCGCCTTCGGCCACGCGCTGCTGGCGCTGGCGCCCCTGCCCCACACCGACGGCCAGCCCTGCGCGCTGGCGCACCACTGCCCCTATTGCCAGGTGTTCGCCACGCCGGCGCTGCCCGGCCACAGCCTGCAGAAGTTCAGCAACATGCCGCAGGCCTACGTCATCGAACCGCCCCTGGGCGGCGAGCAGCGCCTGCGGGCCGGGCAGGAATGGGGCTTTTCGCTGGTGCTGATCGGCAAGGCGCTGGCGCATCTGCCCATCGTCATCCAGGCCTGGGAGCGCGCGCTGCGCTGCGGCCTGGGCGTGCAGCGCAGCCGTTGCACCCTGCTGGCCGTGCATGCCGAGCAGCAGCCCACGCCGCTGTGGCAGGCCGGTCCAGCCCCGGCCGCGCCCTGGGCACCAGCCCCGCTGCCGCCAGCCGCCCCGCTGGACGGTCACGCCACCCTGCACCTGCGCACCCCACTGCGCCTGCAGCAGCGCGGCCAGATCGCCAATGCCGGCCAGCTCGGCGCCCGGCTGCTGCTGATCGCCCTGGCGCGGCGCTGGCAGCTCCTGCTGGACGTACACCTGGGCGCGCAAGCCCCGCAGCAGGACTTCGCCCGCCTGAGCGCGCAGGCCGACGCCCTCACCCTGACCGGCCATCAACTGCAGTGGTTCGACTGGGGCCGCTATTCGGCGCGCCAGCAGCGTGAAATGCGGCTCGGTGGCTTGCTGGGCAGCGTGCAACTGAAGGGGAAGCTGGCGCCCTTCTCGGAGCTGCTGCACCTGGGCCAGTGGCTGCACGTGGGCAAGAACGCCACCATGGGGATGGGCGGCTACAGCCTGACGGCCTCCTCGGTCTGCGCAGCCTCGAACTGA
- a CDS encoding antitoxin has translation MRTTLDIAEDVLLAAKELARRDKKPLGQVISELARKAFTLPDSPAARPGAGQNPRDPLAALGIHPLPPCGVVVSNAHIDQLRDEEGV, from the coding sequence ATGCGCACCACGCTCGATATTGCAGAGGATGTGCTGCTGGCCGCCAAGGAGCTGGCGCGGCGCGACAAAAAGCCTTTGGGACAGGTCATCAGCGAATTGGCGCGCAAGGCCTTTACCTTGCCGGACAGCCCCGCCGCGCGGCCAGGCGCCGGGCAAAACCCGCGCGACCCGCTGGCGGCGCTGGGCATTCACCCCCTGCCGCCGTGCGGCGTGGTCGTCAGCAACGCCCACATCGACCAGTTGCGCGACGAGGAAGGCGTCTGA
- a CDS encoding TA system VapC family ribonuclease toxin — protein MRALLDVNVLIALHDRNHIHHGLAARWLHEHAEQGWASCPLTQNGCLRIMGQSGYANPQPLAVLTAMLARSTGTRFHQFWPDDISLLDARHFDHSQIHGSRQLTDTYLLALALHHGGRLVTFDRRIAASAVPGAQPTHLVLL, from the coding sequence ATGCGGGCGCTGCTCGATGTCAACGTGTTGATTGCGCTGCACGACCGCAACCACATCCATCACGGCCTTGCAGCGCGCTGGCTGCACGAGCACGCCGAACAGGGCTGGGCCAGTTGTCCGCTGACGCAAAACGGCTGCCTGCGCATCATGGGCCAGTCCGGCTACGCCAACCCGCAGCCGCTGGCCGTGCTGACGGCCATGCTGGCCCGATCGACAGGCACGCGCTTTCACCAGTTCTGGCCTGACGACATCAGCTTGCTCGATGCCCGGCACTTCGACCACAGCCAGATCCACGGCTCACGGCAACTGACGGACACCTACCTGCTGGCCCTTGCGTTGCACCACGGCGGGCGGCTGGTCACTTTTGACCGGCGCATCGCGGCCAGCGCCGTTCCTGGCGCGCAGCCGACGCATCTGGTCTTGCTCTGA
- the csx16 gene encoding CRISPR-associated protein Csx16, whose amino-acid sequence MTTWFVSRHPGALQWMRQHGPAFDQHVPHLDPAQVHPGDRVLGTLPVHLAAQVCARRAEYWHLVLDLPEAARGHELGAHELTALRARLQRFFIYPHHVPQP is encoded by the coding sequence ATGACCACCTGGTTCGTCAGCCGCCACCCCGGCGCCCTGCAATGGATGCGCCAGCACGGCCCCGCCTTTGACCAGCACGTGCCACACCTCGACCCCGCACAGGTACACCCAGGCGACCGGGTACTCGGCACCCTGCCCGTACACCTGGCAGCGCAGGTCTGCGCGCGCCGCGCCGAATACTGGCATCTGGTTCTGGACCTCCCCGAGGCCGCACGCGGGCATGAACTCGGCGCGCACGAACTCACCGCGTTGCGTGCGCGGCTGCAACGCTTCTTCATCTATCCCCACCACGTACCCCAACCATGA